From Bordetella flabilis, the proteins below share one genomic window:
- a CDS encoding acyl-CoA dehydrogenase family protein, with protein sequence MRDASWLDWPFFDAEHRALAGALEPWCVESLRDIDHGDTDAACRALVRRLGEAGWLRYCVPAGPDGAWGGALPAVDSRALCILRETLARHDGLADFAFAMQGLGSGAIALAGSDAQRARYLPRVAQGQAIAAFALSEADAGSDVAAMACEARRDGDHYVLNGGKTWISNGGIADFYCVFARTGEAPGARGISAFVVDAATPGLRIAERIEVIAPHPLATLAFEDCRIPASQRLGDAGQGFKLAMMTLDIFRASVAAAALGFARRALDEALARATSRRMFGQTLADLQLTQAALGEMATAIDASALLTYRAAWQRDVQGRPTTREAAMAKMMATESAQSVIDRALQMFGGAGVVRDMPVERLYREIRALRIYEGATEVQKLIIARALLKGN encoded by the coding sequence ATGCGCGATGCGAGCTGGCTGGACTGGCCTTTTTTCGATGCGGAACATCGCGCCCTCGCCGGCGCGCTGGAACCCTGGTGCGTGGAGTCCTTGCGCGATATCGACCACGGCGACACCGACGCGGCCTGCCGCGCCCTGGTGCGGCGGCTGGGCGAGGCGGGGTGGCTGCGCTATTGCGTGCCGGCCGGGCCGGACGGCGCCTGGGGCGGGGCGCTGCCCGCGGTCGACTCGCGCGCACTGTGCATACTGCGCGAGACCCTGGCGCGCCACGATGGACTCGCGGATTTCGCCTTCGCGATGCAGGGGCTCGGCAGCGGCGCCATTGCGCTGGCCGGTTCGGATGCGCAGCGCGCGCGTTACCTGCCGCGGGTGGCGCAAGGCCAGGCGATCGCGGCTTTCGCCCTGTCCGAAGCCGACGCCGGCTCGGACGTGGCCGCCATGGCATGCGAGGCCAGGCGCGACGGCGACCACTACGTCCTGAATGGCGGCAAGACCTGGATCTCCAACGGCGGTATCGCCGATTTCTACTGCGTGTTCGCGCGCACCGGCGAAGCGCCCGGCGCCCGGGGCATCAGCGCCTTCGTTGTCGACGCCGCGACCCCTGGCCTGCGTATCGCCGAGCGCATCGAGGTCATCGCGCCCCATCCCCTTGCGACGCTGGCATTCGAGGATTGCAGGATTCCGGCAAGCCAGCGCCTGGGCGACGCAGGGCAGGGCTTCAAGCTGGCCATGATGACCCTGGACATCTTCCGTGCGTCGGTGGCGGCGGCGGCCCTGGGCTTCGCGCGCCGCGCGCTGGACGAGGCGCTGGCGCGCGCGACGTCGCGCCGCATGTTCGGCCAGACGCTGGCCGACTTGCAGCTTACGCAGGCGGCACTGGGAGAGATGGCCACGGCCATCGATGCCTCGGCGCTGCTGACCTACCGCGCCGCCTGGCAGCGCGATGTCCAGGGCCGTCCCACCACCCGCGAAGCCGCCATGGCCAAGATGATGGCCACGGAGTCGGCGCAGTCAGTGATCGACCGCGCGCTGCAGATGTTCGGCGGCGCCGGCGTGGTGCGCGATATGCCGGTCGAAAGGCTGTACCGGGAAATCCGTGCCCTGCGCATCTACGAAGGGGCCACCGAAGTGCAGAAGCTCATCATCGCCCGCGCGTTGTTGAAGGGCAACTGA
- a CDS encoding enoyl-CoA hydratase family protein, giving the protein MSDTSHNGGAAQPGMAHHKRPMAGTRPATFGWETRDGGKVGIVTLNRPERKNPLTFDSYAELRDFFRALVYATDVKVVVLTGAGGNFCSGGDVHEIIGPLTRMRMPELLDFTRMTGDLVKAMRACPQPIVAAVDGVCAGAGAMMALAADLRLGTPRARTAFLFTRVGLAGADMGACTLLPRMIGQGRASELLYTGRAMSAQEGLSWGFFNGLHDPDGLMQAAQELAGQLAAGPTFAHGMTKKLLHQEWNMGVDEAIEAEAQAQAICMQTRDFRRAYEAFVDKRTPQFEGD; this is encoded by the coding sequence ATGAGCGATACCTCGCACAACGGCGGCGCCGCGCAGCCGGGCATGGCGCACCACAAGCGCCCCATGGCCGGCACGCGGCCCGCCACCTTCGGGTGGGAGACGCGCGACGGCGGCAAGGTCGGCATCGTTACGCTGAACCGCCCGGAGCGCAAGAACCCGCTGACCTTCGATTCCTACGCGGAACTGCGCGACTTCTTCCGTGCCCTGGTCTATGCGACCGACGTGAAGGTGGTCGTGCTCACGGGAGCCGGAGGCAACTTCTGTTCCGGTGGCGACGTGCACGAGATCATCGGCCCGCTGACGCGCATGCGCATGCCCGAGCTGCTGGACTTCACCCGCATGACCGGCGATCTCGTCAAGGCGATGCGGGCGTGCCCGCAGCCCATCGTGGCGGCCGTGGACGGCGTATGCGCCGGCGCGGGGGCCATGATGGCGCTGGCTGCGGACCTGCGCCTGGGTACGCCGCGCGCCCGCACGGCCTTCCTCTTCACCCGCGTAGGCCTGGCGGGCGCCGATATGGGGGCCTGCACGCTGCTGCCGCGCATGATAGGGCAGGGCCGTGCGTCGGAGCTGCTGTACACCGGGCGCGCCATGAGCGCCCAGGAAGGCCTGTCATGGGGTTTCTTCAATGGCCTGCACGATCCCGACGGCCTGATGCAGGCCGCGCAGGAACTCGCGGGGCAACTGGCCGCCGGACCGACCTTCGCGCATGGGATGACGAAAAAGCTTTTGCACCAGGAATGGAACATGGGCGTGGACGAGGCCATCGAGGCGGAGGCGCAAGCCCAGGCGATCTGCATGCAGACACGGGACTTCCGGCGTGCCTACGAGGCCTTCGTCGACAAGCGCACGCCGCAGTTCGAGGGCGATTGA
- a CDS encoding SDR family NAD(P)-dependent oxidoreductase translates to MSKASHSQSTHEATAGARASAPLAGRHALVTGGGRGIGYAIAGRLLREGASVTLLGRDAAVLDAAVAALAPQGTVGRQAADVADPASLQRAFADAARSFGTVHILVNNAGQARSERFDRTDAALWDTMLAVNLSGPFHCIQAALPGMLEAGWGRIVNVASTAGLAGYAYVSAYCAAKHGLVGLTRSLALEMAGKGITVNAVCPGYTDTDIVQDAVRNIVAKTGMDADQARARLAQRNPQGRLVQPEEVAHAVAWLCQPSAGAINGQAIPVDGGEIMVG, encoded by the coding sequence ATGAGCAAGGCCAGCCATTCCCAATCGACGCATGAGGCGACGGCCGGTGCCCGTGCGTCGGCGCCGCTGGCCGGCCGTCACGCGCTGGTTACCGGCGGCGGCCGCGGCATCGGCTACGCCATCGCGGGACGCCTGTTGCGCGAGGGTGCGTCCGTCACGCTGCTGGGCCGCGACGCGGCGGTGCTGGATGCCGCCGTGGCCGCCCTGGCGCCACAGGGCACGGTCGGAAGGCAAGCGGCCGATGTCGCCGATCCCGCATCCCTGCAGCGTGCATTCGCGGACGCGGCGCGGTCCTTCGGGACCGTGCACATCCTGGTGAACAACGCGGGACAGGCCCGCAGCGAACGCTTCGACCGTACCGACGCCGCCCTGTGGGACACCATGCTGGCCGTCAACCTGAGCGGACCTTTCCATTGCATCCAGGCCGCGTTGCCGGGCATGTTGGAGGCCGGATGGGGGCGCATCGTCAATGTGGCGAGCACCGCCGGGTTGGCGGGCTACGCCTACGTCAGCGCCTATTGCGCCGCCAAGCATGGCCTGGTCGGCCTGACGCGCTCGCTGGCGCTGGAGATGGCCGGCAAGGGTATTACCGTGAACGCGGTATGTCCCGGGTACACCGATACCGATATCGTCCAGGATGCCGTGCGCAACATCGTTGCCAAGACCGGCATGGATGCGGACCAGGCGCGGGCGCGCCTGGCGCAGCGCAATCCGCAGGGCCGCCTGGTCCAGCCCGAAGAAGTCGCGCATGCGGTGGCCTGGCTGTGCCAGCCGTCCGCGGGCGCCATCAATGGCCAGGCCATTCCCGTGGATGGCGGCGAAATCATGGTGGGTTAG
- a CDS encoding bifunctional salicylyl-CoA 5-hydroxylase/oxidoreductase → MRIVCLGGGPAGLYFGLLMKLRDPANRVTVVERNRPYDTFGWGVVFSDATMENLRRADPVSARLIGEAFNHWDDIDIHFKGRTLRSGGHGFIGIGRKKLLNILQARCEEVGVELVFDTVVEDDQSLARQYDADLLIAADGINSRVRSAYAETFEPDIDLRRNRFVWLGTEKAFDAFTFAFVQTPHGWFQAHAYRFEPGLSTFIVETPEPTWRAAGLDRMSQEEGIRYCESLFAPWLDGKPLMSNARHLRGSAIWIRFPRVICKHWVRWNALDTPRGRRDVPVVLMGDAAHSAHFSIGSGTKLALEDAIELADSLRDVTAGQALRPALQRYEDVRAVEVLKIQNAARNSTEWFEHVDRYAALDPEQFAYSLLTRSQRISHENLRLRDPRWLQDYEAWLATRAGVHPAQDRRPPPPMLTPYTARGVTLKNRIVVSPMAMYACKDGVPGDFHLVHLGGKALGGAGLVMVEMTCPSPDARITPGCPGLWNDEQAQAFARIVDFVHGHSDARIGIQLGHAGRKGSTQLGWQQMDHPLPDGNWPLLSASALPYLPGISQTPRAMTRADMDRVRDEFVAATRRAAAAGFDWLELHCAHGYLLSSFISPLTNRRDDGYGGDLEGRLRYPLEIFAAMRDAWPADRPMSVRISAHDWVEGGITADDAVAIARRFKAAGADMIDCSSGQVSPDQQPVYGRMYQTPFADRVRNEAGIPTIAVGAIFEADHVNGIIASGRADLCALARPHLADPAWTLREVARIGYTDVAWPVNYLAGKRQLETNFARAAATPPPASSRSDT, encoded by the coding sequence ATGAGGATAGTGTGCCTGGGCGGCGGTCCGGCGGGCCTGTACTTCGGCCTGCTGATGAAGCTGCGGGATCCCGCCAACCGCGTCACGGTGGTGGAGCGCAACCGGCCGTACGACACCTTCGGCTGGGGCGTGGTGTTCTCGGACGCCACCATGGAGAACCTGCGCCGCGCCGACCCTGTTTCGGCCCGGCTGATAGGCGAAGCCTTCAACCATTGGGACGATATCGACATCCATTTCAAGGGCCGGACGCTGCGCAGCGGTGGCCACGGCTTCATCGGTATCGGGCGCAAGAAATTGCTGAACATCCTGCAGGCGCGCTGCGAGGAGGTCGGCGTGGAGCTGGTCTTCGACACCGTGGTGGAAGACGACCAGTCGCTGGCGCGCCAGTATGACGCCGACCTGCTCATCGCGGCCGACGGCATCAACAGTCGGGTGCGCAGCGCTTACGCCGAAACCTTCGAGCCGGATATCGACCTGCGCCGCAACCGCTTCGTGTGGCTGGGTACCGAGAAAGCCTTCGACGCCTTTACGTTCGCCTTCGTGCAGACGCCGCACGGCTGGTTCCAGGCCCACGCCTACCGTTTCGAGCCGGGCCTGTCGACCTTCATCGTGGAAACGCCGGAACCCACCTGGCGCGCCGCCGGGCTGGACCGCATGAGCCAGGAGGAAGGCATCCGCTATTGCGAGTCGCTGTTCGCGCCCTGGCTGGACGGCAAGCCGCTGATGAGCAATGCGCGCCACCTGCGCGGGTCCGCCATATGGATCCGGTTTCCGCGGGTCATCTGCAAGCACTGGGTGCGCTGGAACGCCCTGGACACCCCGCGCGGGCGCCGCGACGTGCCAGTGGTACTGATGGGCGACGCCGCGCACAGCGCGCATTTTTCCATCGGCTCGGGCACCAAGCTGGCGCTGGAGGATGCCATCGAACTCGCCGACAGCCTGCGCGATGTTACGGCCGGGCAAGCGCTGCGCCCGGCCCTGCAGCGCTACGAGGATGTGCGGGCCGTGGAAGTGCTGAAGATCCAGAACGCCGCGCGCAATTCCACCGAGTGGTTCGAGCATGTCGATCGCTACGCCGCACTCGATCCAGAACAGTTCGCGTACTCGCTATTGACCCGGTCGCAGCGCATTTCCCATGAGAACCTGCGCCTGCGCGATCCGCGCTGGCTGCAGGACTATGAAGCCTGGCTGGCCACGCGCGCCGGCGTGCACCCGGCGCAGGATCGCCGGCCGCCGCCGCCCATGCTTACGCCTTACACGGCGCGAGGCGTCACGCTGAAGAACCGTATCGTTGTGTCGCCGATGGCCATGTATGCCTGCAAGGACGGCGTGCCTGGCGATTTCCACCTGGTGCACCTGGGCGGCAAGGCGCTGGGCGGGGCCGGCCTGGTCATGGTGGAGATGACCTGCCCGTCGCCCGATGCGCGCATCACGCCGGGCTGCCCGGGACTGTGGAACGACGAGCAGGCGCAGGCCTTCGCGCGCATCGTCGACTTCGTCCACGGCCACAGCGACGCGCGCATCGGCATCCAGCTCGGACACGCCGGCCGCAAGGGGTCCACGCAGCTCGGCTGGCAGCAGATGGACCATCCACTGCCGGACGGCAACTGGCCGCTGCTGTCGGCTTCCGCGCTGCCTTACCTGCCCGGCATATCGCAGACGCCGCGCGCCATGACTCGCGCCGATATGGACCGGGTCCGCGACGAGTTCGTGGCGGCGACCCGCCGCGCCGCGGCGGCCGGTTTCGACTGGCTGGAGCTGCACTGCGCCCACGGCTACCTGCTGTCCAGCTTCATCTCGCCACTGACCAATCGGCGCGACGACGGCTATGGCGGCGACCTCGAAGGACGGTTGCGCTATCCGCTGGAAATCTTCGCCGCCATGCGGGACGCCTGGCCCGCGGATCGGCCCATGTCGGTGCGCATCTCCGCGCACGACTGGGTTGAAGGCGGCATCACGGCCGACGACGCCGTGGCGATCGCGCGCCGCTTCAAGGCCGCCGGGGCGGACATGATCGATTGCTCATCGGGCCAGGTCAGTCCCGACCAGCAGCCGGTGTACGGGCGCATGTACCAGACGCCCTTCGCCGACCGCGTGCGCAACGAAGCCGGCATCCCGACCATCGCCGTGGGCGCGATCTTCGAGGCCGACCACGTCAACGGCATCATCGCCTCGGGTCGCGCCGACCTGTGCGCGCTGGCGCGTCCGCACCTGGCCGACCCCGCCTGGACGCTGCGCGAGGTCGCGCGCATCGGCTATACGGATGTGGCGTGGCCGGTGAACTACCTCGCCGGGAAACGGCAGTTGGAAACCAACTTCGCGCGCGCCGCAGCCACGCCGCCGCCAGCAAGCTCCCGGAGCGACACATGA
- the siaD gene encoding biofilm regulation diguanylate cyclase SiaD codes for MKKRYQNLESRIQSLLDDPEYVDHPLRAALQDLWNHTNDQLERIERISYLSDAFQMMARQRELGLVDRYDRELRRLSKLVRISDGYQGMMRDLNVSLKESSIRDPLTNLLNRRAIMERMKELAAASQPAQPAFVVAMLDVDHFKRINDRYGHDAGDRALTRIAEIMRRSVRDSDDLARWGGEEFLVLLPEVSLSEGEAVIDRLLASVRGSGIEVEGEELLLTVSVGMALHRSGENISTTLSRADRALYLAKQAGRDRVALERRPA; via the coding sequence ATGAAAAAGCGCTACCAGAACCTGGAATCGCGCATCCAGTCGCTGCTGGACGATCCCGAGTATGTGGATCATCCGCTGCGCGCCGCGCTGCAGGACCTCTGGAACCACACCAACGACCAGTTGGAACGCATCGAACGCATATCGTATCTTTCCGACGCGTTCCAGATGATGGCGCGCCAGCGCGAGCTCGGGCTGGTGGATCGCTACGACCGCGAGCTGCGCCGCCTCTCCAAGCTCGTCCGCATTTCCGATGGCTACCAGGGGATGATGCGCGACCTGAACGTGTCGCTGAAGGAATCGTCCATCCGCGATCCGCTGACCAATCTGTTGAACCGGCGCGCCATCATGGAGCGCATGAAGGAACTGGCGGCCGCGTCCCAGCCCGCGCAGCCGGCATTCGTGGTGGCGATGCTGGACGTGGACCATTTCAAGCGCATCAACGACCGCTACGGGCACGACGCCGGCGACCGGGCCCTGACCCGCATCGCCGAAATCATGCGGCGCAGCGTGCGCGACAGCGACGACCTGGCGCGCTGGGGCGGCGAAGAATTCCTGGTGCTGCTGCCGGAAGTCAGCCTGAGCGAAGGCGAGGCCGTGATCGACCGCCTGCTGGCCAGCGTGCGCGGCAGCGGGATCGAGGTGGAGGGCGAGGAATTGCTGCTCACCGTCAGCGTCGGCATGGCCCTGCACCGCAGCGGCGAAAACATCTCCACCACCCTGAGCCGCGCCGACCGCGCCCTCTACCTGGCCAAGCAGGCCGGGCGCGACCGCGTCGCGCTGGAGCGGCGGCCCGCCTGA
- the siaC gene encoding biofilm regulation phosphoprotein SiaC, with protein MNDLNIPATQSTPSIVSDGAQGLLHLSGDSYPENSFELFGPVIQWVDDYLSSTERGLALTLELQYLNTSSVKAVMDIFDLLEAAHAQGREVAVTWYYDSRNERVGELAEEFKEDCTFPFSVIGR; from the coding sequence ATGAACGACCTGAATATTCCGGCGACCCAGTCGACCCCGTCCATCGTCAGCGACGGCGCGCAGGGCCTTCTTCATTTGAGCGGCGACTCCTACCCCGAGAACTCCTTCGAACTCTTCGGCCCGGTCATCCAGTGGGTCGACGACTATTTATCGTCCACCGAACGTGGGCTTGCCCTCACGCTGGAGCTGCAATACCTGAACACCAGCAGCGTCAAGGCCGTCATGGACATCTTCGATCTGCTGGAAGCCGCGCATGCCCAGGGACGGGAAGTCGCGGTGACGTGGTATTACGACAGCCGCAACGAGCGCGTCGGCGAGCTCGCCGAGGAATTCAAGGAAGACTGCACGTTTCCGTTTTCGGTGATCGGCCGCTGA
- the siaB gene encoding biofilm regulation protein kinase SiaB, whose product MNASDLYALRERFNQDRTLLCFNGPISRSLIEEIGNALKNYLETQQARPAEALDVFSAYVEMTQNIRQYALQQGYGDADAAATVVIARDAEGRYTVTVGNRVELADGERLVARVRELAAMDKAELKAAYKAQLRQPRDPAATTGAGLGLIDLARRATAGIEASLSPHGDGRGFFSLSVVI is encoded by the coding sequence ATGAACGCATCCGACCTTTACGCGCTGCGAGAGCGATTCAACCAGGACCGCACGCTGCTTTGCTTCAATGGTCCGATATCGCGCAGCCTGATCGAAGAGATCGGCAACGCGCTCAAGAACTACCTGGAGACCCAGCAGGCCCGTCCGGCCGAGGCGCTGGACGTATTCTCGGCCTATGTCGAGATGACGCAGAACATCCGCCAGTACGCCCTGCAACAGGGCTATGGCGATGCCGATGCCGCGGCTACCGTGGTCATCGCGCGCGACGCCGAGGGTCGCTATACGGTAACGGTGGGCAATCGCGTGGAGCTCGCTGACGGCGAGCGGCTGGTGGCGCGGGTGCGGGAACTGGCGGCCATGGACAAGGCGGAACTGAAGGCGGCCTACAAGGCCCAGTTGCGCCAGCCGCGCGACCCGGCCGCGACCACCGGGGCCGGTCTGGGCCTGATCGACCTGGCGCGCCGCGCCACCGCCGGCATCGAGGCCTCGCTCAGCCCCCATGGCGACGGGCGGGGCTTCTTCAGCCTGAGCGTCGTCATCTGA
- the siaA gene encoding biofilm regulation protein phosphatase SiaA (SiaB is a threonine kinase acting on SiaC; SiaA is the matching phosphatase.) — translation MAKLGLRAKSLLALVLACLLALIPTALLGWHAMEQVREHFGRAYADNFALLSRQRILAPVLRELALSQRLANSELAREWMQDEEDPVKRDRFFREAEGYREALRSHAYFLINAASGNYYFNEAGKPFSEAPRYTLNRKDRDDSWFFNSLRSDAEYNINVNPDGKLKVTRVWFNVITRVNGVPLAIGGASLDLSDFLSEFVGSGERGVTPIIIDEQGNIQAHPDPALIDYNSGAAAANAAGRIFTLIGDDRDGPGLQAALQLARLNPDTVQSLWVRLQGKRQLLAISYVPELCWYVLAAVDLHAARIVDTTRLWPAAIAVVLLIGGLLVVFGYAVNRLVLRPIRNLQQSARAIADGRYDVRLPTGGADEIADLSRTFGAMAEKVRTHTEELESKVRERTRALEAANQAMASANKKIGDSIDYASLIQQAILPRRQMTQSLGARHFVMWKPRDVVGGDFYVFRPEGENCLLGVMDCAGHGVPGALMTMLVRAAVDVAIAEAGASDPARILARTDAAIRGMLADMQLPNALATNTDCGLVYIDRAAGRLLFAGARISLYESDGADCREHRGGRRALGDKRQGEYVNQELPLTPGRTFYLTTDGFLDQAGGEHGFGFGSTRFIEMLKEVASLPLPAQREALDDALTQYRGDLPQRDDITILSFRFD, via the coding sequence ATGGCGAAGTTAGGTCTGCGGGCGAAATCGCTGCTCGCACTGGTGCTGGCGTGCTTGCTGGCGCTCATCCCCACCGCATTGCTCGGCTGGCATGCCATGGAGCAGGTGCGCGAGCATTTCGGCCGGGCCTACGCGGACAACTTCGCGCTGCTCAGCCGCCAGCGCATCCTGGCGCCCGTGCTGCGGGAACTGGCGCTGTCCCAGCGCCTGGCCAATTCCGAGCTGGCGCGCGAATGGATGCAGGACGAAGAGGATCCGGTCAAGCGCGACCGCTTTTTCCGCGAAGCCGAAGGCTATCGCGAGGCCTTGCGTTCCCATGCCTACTTCCTGATCAACGCCGCCAGCGGCAATTACTATTTCAACGAGGCCGGCAAGCCGTTCTCCGAAGCGCCCCGCTATACGCTCAACCGCAAGGACCGCGACGACAGCTGGTTCTTCAACAGCCTGCGCTCCGACGCGGAATACAACATCAACGTCAATCCGGACGGCAAGCTGAAGGTCACGCGCGTCTGGTTCAACGTCATCACGCGCGTCAACGGCGTCCCCCTGGCCATCGGCGGCGCCAGCCTGGACCTGAGCGACTTCCTGAGCGAGTTCGTCGGCAGCGGGGAACGCGGCGTCACGCCGATCATCATCGACGAACAAGGGAATATCCAGGCGCACCCGGATCCCGCGCTGATCGACTACAACTCCGGGGCGGCCGCCGCCAATGCCGCCGGGCGGATCTTCACCCTGATCGGCGACGACCGCGACGGGCCGGGGTTGCAGGCGGCGCTGCAACTGGCCCGGCTGAACCCGGACACGGTGCAGTCGCTATGGGTGCGCCTGCAAGGCAAGCGCCAGCTGCTGGCCATCTCCTATGTGCCCGAGCTGTGCTGGTATGTGCTGGCGGCGGTGGACCTGCACGCCGCCCGCATCGTCGACACGACGCGGTTGTGGCCCGCCGCCATCGCGGTGGTGCTCCTGATCGGCGGGCTGCTGGTTGTCTTCGGATACGCCGTCAACCGCCTCGTCCTGCGTCCCATCCGCAATCTTCAGCAGTCGGCGCGGGCCATCGCGGACGGCCGTTACGACGTGCGCCTGCCTACCGGCGGCGCCGACGAGATCGCCGACCTCAGCCGGACATTCGGGGCGATGGCGGAAAAAGTCCGGACGCATACCGAGGAGCTGGAATCCAAGGTCCGGGAGCGGACGCGCGCCCTGGAAGCGGCCAACCAGGCCATGGCCAGCGCCAACAAGAAGATCGGCGATTCCATCGACTATGCCAGCCTGATCCAGCAGGCGATCCTGCCGCGCCGCCAGATGACCCAGTCGCTGGGCGCACGGCATTTCGTTATGTGGAAGCCGCGCGATGTGGTGGGCGGCGACTTCTACGTCTTTCGCCCCGAGGGCGAGAACTGCCTGCTCGGCGTGATGGACTGCGCCGGCCATGGCGTGCCGGGCGCGCTCATGACGATGCTGGTGCGCGCCGCCGTGGATGTCGCCATCGCGGAGGCGGGCGCTTCCGACCCGGCGCGCATCCTGGCACGCACCGATGCCGCCATACGCGGGATGCTGGCCGATATGCAACTGCCCAACGCCCTGGCGACCAACACCGATTGCGGTCTCGTGTACATTGATCGGGCTGCGGGCCGCCTGCTGTTCGCGGGCGCCAGGATTTCGCTGTACGAGAGCGACGGCGCCGATTGCCGCGAGCACCGCGGCGGGCGGCGGGCGCTGGGCGACAAACGGCAGGGCGAGTATGTCAACCAGGAACTGCCGCTGACGCCGGGCCGGACGTTCTACCTCACGACCGACGGATTCCTGGACCAGGCAGGCGGCGAGCATGGCTTCGGCTTCGGCAGCACCCGCTTTATCGAGATGTTGAAGGAGGTGGCGAGCCTGCCCCTGCCGGCGCAGCGCGAGGCGCTGGACGATGCGCTGACGCAGTACCGGGGGGATCTGCCGCAGCGCGACGACATCACCATACTGTCCTTCCGGTTTGATTGA
- a CDS encoding ABC transporter ATP-binding protein — protein sequence MLELEGVHSGYGPSQVLFGVDLSVGAGEVVTLLGRNGMGKTTLLRTLYGQLPLKAGRIRFQGKDISGWSTDRIARAGIAIVPEGRQCFPNLTVREHLTAFVRRGSDGATEPWTPDRVYGLFPRLAERAGNMGNQLSGGEQQMLAIGRALVTNPRLLILDEATEGLAPKVREEIWSCLGRLRAAGQTILVIDKYVERLLALADRHLILERGRVVWCGDSAMLGGDRGLWTRYLGV from the coding sequence ATGCTGGAACTGGAAGGCGTGCATAGCGGCTATGGCCCCAGCCAGGTGCTGTTCGGGGTCGATCTGTCGGTGGGCGCCGGCGAAGTCGTCACCCTGCTGGGCCGCAACGGCATGGGCAAGACCACCTTGCTGCGCACCTTGTATGGCCAGTTGCCGCTGAAGGCCGGCCGCATCCGCTTCCAGGGCAAGGATATCTCGGGGTGGTCCACCGACCGCATCGCCCGCGCGGGCATCGCCATCGTGCCGGAGGGCCGGCAGTGTTTCCCGAACCTGACGGTGCGCGAGCACTTGACGGCTTTCGTGCGGCGCGGCTCGGACGGCGCCACGGAGCCGTGGACGCCGGACCGTGTCTACGGGCTTTTCCCGCGGCTCGCCGAGCGGGCGGGAAATATGGGCAACCAACTGTCCGGCGGCGAGCAGCAGATGCTGGCCATCGGCCGTGCGCTCGTTACAAATCCCCGCCTGCTGATCCTGGACGAGGCCACCGAGGGCCTGGCGCCCAAGGTGCGCGAGGAAATCTGGTCCTGCCTGGGCCGCCTGCGTGCCGCCGGGCAGACCATATTGGTGATCGACAAGTACGTGGAGCGCCTGCTGGCGCTGGCCGACCGCCACCTCATCCTGGAGCGCGGTCGCGTGGTCTGGTGCGGCGATTCCGCCATGCTGGGCGGCGACCGCGGCCTGTGGACGCGTTATCTCGGCGTGTGA